In the Emys orbicularis isolate rEmyOrb1 chromosome 3, rEmyOrb1.hap1, whole genome shotgun sequence genome, one interval contains:
- the FABP7 gene encoding fatty acid-binding protein, brain: MVEAFCATWKLIDSQNFDEYMKALGVGFATRQVGNVTKPTVIISNEGDKVVIRTQSTFKNTEISFKLGEEFEETTPDDRNCKSVVTLDGDKLVHVQKWDGKETNFVREIKDGKMVMTLTFGDVVAVRHYEKA, from the exons ATGGTTGAGGCATTCTGTGCTACCTGGAAGCTGATTGACAGCCAGAATTTTGATGAATACATGAAGGCGCTGG GAGTGGGCTTTGCTACTCGGCAGGTGGGGAACGTCACTAAGCCCACAGTGATAATCAGCAATGAAGGGGACAAAGTAGTGATCAGGACCCAGAGCACTTTCAAGAACACTGAAATCAGCTTCAAGCTTGGAGAAGAGTTTGAGGAAACTACCCCAGATGACAGAAACTGCAAA TCAGTTGTGACCCTGGATGGAGACAAACTAGTTCATGTACAGAAATGGGACGGCAAAGAGACAAACTTTGTTAGAGAAATTAAGGATGGCAAAATGGTAATG ACTCTCACCTTTGGTGATGTGGTTGCTGTTCGCCACTATGAGAAAGCATAG